From a single Anabas testudineus chromosome 5, fAnaTes1.2, whole genome shotgun sequence genomic region:
- the LOC113154975 gene encoding serine/threonine-protein kinase 4-like, which yields MEKVQMRNNPRRQLKKLSEDSLTKQPEEVFDVLEKLGEGSYGCVFKANYKETGEIVAIKQVPVESDLQEIIKEISIMQQCNSPHVVRYYGSYFKNSDLWIVMEYCGAGSVSDIIRIRNKTLTEEEIATILQSTLKGLEYLHFMRKIHRDIKAGNILLNTEGQAKLADFGVAGQLTDTMAKRNTVIGTPFWMAPEVIQEIGYNCVADIWSLGITGIEMAEGKPPYADIHPMRAIFMIPTNPPPTFRNPDLWSPAFQDFVSQCLVKNPENRATATQLLQHPFIKSAKPNSILRVLITDAMEIKMKRQEVEQQDQDADADDNSDEDEVDQGTMVRAGTGDSGTVRAAGSLASSLGGTARTMIDHDNTGTIQSGLGTMVINDEDEDEEEAGTMKRRDETMQPAKPSFLEYFEQKEKEANIHNDGGRQNNADNRKLPGEGDLEVVSTWTVEELRLRLASLDPQMEQEIEEIRQRYQAKRQPILDAIEAKKRRQQNF from the exons ACAGCTGAAGAAGCTGAGCGAGGACAGTCTCACCAAGCAGCCAGAGGAAGTCTTTGATGTGCTGGAGAAGCTCGGTGAAGG GTCATATGGCTGTGTGTTTAAAGCTAATTACAAAGAGACAGGGGAGATTGTAGCCATTAAACAAGTTCCTGTGGAGTCGGATCTTCAGGAAATCATTAAGGAAATCTCCATCATGCAGCAGTGTAACAG TCCCCATGTAGTGCGGTACTATGGCAGCTACTTCAAAAACAGTGACCTGTGGATTGTCATGGAGTATTGTGGAGCTGGATCAGTGTCTGATATCATCCGAATACGCAACAAGACG CTAACTGAAGAGGAGATCGCCACCATCCTGCAGTCGACTCTGAAAGGTCTGGAGTATCTTCACTTCATGAGGAAAATCCACAGAGACATCAAAGCAGGAAACATCCTACTAAACACAGAGGGTCAGGCCAAACTGGCCGACTTCGGAGTTGCTGGGCAACTCACA GATACCATGGCAAAACGAAACACAGTCATCGGCACGCCGTTCTGGATGGCGCCGGAGGTCATTCAGGAGATCGGCTACAACTGTGTGGCTGACATCTGGTCACTGGGAATAACTGGTATAGAGATGGCTGAGGGGAAGCCGCCCTATGCTGATATTCACCCTATGAGG GCCATCTTCATGATTCCCACCAACCCACCCCCAACGTTTAGGAATCCAGATTTGTGGTCTCCAGCTTTTCAAGACTTTGTCAGCCAGTGTTTAGTGAAAAACCCAGAAAACAGGGCAACAGCCACACAGCTACTGCAG CATCCATTTATTAAGTCGGCCAAGCCCAACTCCATCCTCAGAGTCCTGATCACAGACGCCATGGAGATCAAAATGAAGAGACAAGAGGTGGAACAGCAAGACCAGGATGCAGACGCTGACGACAATTCG GATGAGGATGAGGTCGACCAGGGGACGATGGTTCGGGCAGGAACAGGCGATTCGGGAACCGTCAGGGCTGCTGGTTCATTAGCAAGTTCTCTCGGTGGTACGGCACGGACTATGATTGATCACGACAATACAGGAACCATTCAGTCGGGGCTGGGCACCATGGTCATAAACGACGAGGATGAAGACGAAGAGGAGGCCGGTACTATGAAAA GGAGAGATGAGACGATGCAGCCGGCCAAGCCGTCCTTCCTGGAGTACTttgagcagaaagaaaaggaggccAACATCCACAATGATGGAGGACGACAAAACAACGCCGACAACCGCAAACTGCCTGGTGAAGGAGATCTCGAAGTG GTGAGTACGTGGACGGTGGAGGAGCTGCGGCTGCGGCTGGCCTCTCTGGACCCTCAGATGGAGCAGGAGATCGAGGAGATCCGTCAGCGCTACCAGGCCAAGAGGCAGCCCATCCTCGACGCCATCGAGGCCAAAAAGCGGCGGCAGCAGAACTTTTGA